A segment of the Desulfurococcus mucosus DSM 2162 genome:
TTTATTAGCCTCCAGATATGTATCGTATGAACTGGTATATAGGTGTATGTGGAATGCTATATGAAATACTGTTCTTCGGGAGAGGCGGGCAGGGCGCTGTAACAGCCGCCAACATACTCGTGGAGGCTGCAATGATGGAGGGAAAGCATGGTCAAGGCTTCCCCTTCTTCGGCGCGGAGAGGAGGGGAGCCCCTGTGACAGCGTTCGCACGGATCAGCGATAAACCCATCCTGAGGCACGGCATGTTCAGCGAGGCCGACATCATAGTTGTGCTAGACCCAGGACTACTGGATCTAGGCGTGGTTAAGAGAGGAGTGCTCAGGGAGAATGGTGTAGTAGTGGTTAACACTGAGAAAGACCACATACCTCCCGGTAGCCTGAACCACCGTGGCAGGGCAAGGATCTACAGGGTAGATGCCACAAGGATAGCGAGGGAGCTGGGGCTGGTTATAGCTGGATGGCCCGTTGTGAACACAAGCATGCTGGGGGCCCTTGCCAAGGCAACCGGGCTCATAGGTGTTGAAAGCGTTGAGAAGGCCATCGGGGATTACTTCGGGGGGAAAGCAGGCGAATTAAACAAGCTGGCTGCTGAACGTGCTTACGGGGAGACAAAGCTGGTTCTCGAGGTGTAACGATATGGGTGTACGCGTGATCCAGCCTAAGGTAGGCGTGCTACCGTTAACGAGGCCGGGTGAAGGAGTAGCAGGTAAAACAGGCTCCTGGAGAACCGAGAAGCCGGTTGTGGATCAAGGGAGATGCACCAGGTGCTATCAATGCGAGATATACTGCCCTGTCAACGTGATAAGGGTGGAGCCCGAGACAGGTGCGGTAATAGACTACGAGTACTGTAAGGGCTGCGGGGTGTGCGCGGACGTGTGCCCCGTGAATGCGATAAGCCTCGTTGAAGAGGTGAGGTGAATGGGGGTTAGGAAAGCTCTCACAGGCAACTACGCTATATCCTACGCTGTGAAGCTGGCTAAGCCGGATGTGATAGCCGCCTACCCTATAACACCCCAGACAAGCATAGTTGAAAAACTCTCAGAGATGATTGAGAGCGGTGAACTCGACGCCACGATGATAAGGGTTGAATCAGAGCACTCCGCCCTAGCAGCATGCTTCGGTGCCGCGATAGCGGGTGCACGGGTCTTCACAGCGACGAGTAGCCAGGGACTACTATACATGCATGAAATAGTGCACTGGGCGTCTAGAACAAGGACCCCGATGGTTATGGCAATAGTATCCAGGACCATTAACGCCCCGTGGAACATATGGCCGGACCACAGCGACTTCATGGATCAACGGGACGCCGGGTGGGTGATGAGCTACGCTATGGATAACCAGGAGGCATTAGACCTCACAATCCAGGCATTCAAGATCAGTGAAGACCCCTCAGTATACCTGCCTGTAATGGTAGGTATCGAGGGATTCATACTGGGCCACACCACGATGCCCGTCGACATACCCGAGGAGCATGCTGTCAGAGAATGGCTTGGCCCCCGTACACAGGGCTACGTGATAGATGGAGACAGCCCCATAGCACTTGGAGGCCTCACAATGCCCGAGGACACCGAGGACATGTTCTACGGTATACAGGAAGCCATGAACGAGGCGAAGAAGGTTATCAGGGAGGTGAACGAGGAGTACAACAAGCTCTTCGGGCGCAGGTACAGCGGCCTAGTAGAGTGCGTTGGATGCAGCGACGCCAAGTACGTGGCTGTCTCAA
Coding sequences within it:
- a CDS encoding 2-oxoacid:acceptor oxidoreductase family protein, with amino-acid sequence MLYEILFFGRGGQGAVTAANILVEAAMMEGKHGQGFPFFGAERRGAPVTAFARISDKPILRHGMFSEADIIVVLDPGLLDLGVVKRGVLRENGVVVVNTEKDHIPPGSLNHRGRARIYRVDATRIARELGLVIAGWPVVNTSMLGALAKATGLIGVESVEKAIGDYFGGKAGELNKLAAERAYGETKLVLEV
- a CDS encoding 4Fe-4S binding protein, which gives rise to MGVRVIQPKVGVLPLTRPGEGVAGKTGSWRTEKPVVDQGRCTRCYQCEIYCPVNVIRVEPETGAVIDYEYCKGCGVCADVCPVNAISLVEEVR
- a CDS encoding pyruvate ferredoxin oxidoreductase: MGVRKALTGNYAISYAVKLAKPDVIAAYPITPQTSIVEKLSEMIESGELDATMIRVESEHSALAACFGAAIAGARVFTATSSQGLLYMHEIVHWASRTRTPMVMAIVSRTINAPWNIWPDHSDFMDQRDAGWVMSYAMDNQEALDLTIQAFKISEDPSVYLPVMVGIEGFILGHTTMPVDIPEEHAVREWLGPRTQGYVIDGDSPIALGGLTMPEDTEDMFYGIQEAMNEAKKVIREVNEEYNKLFGRRYSGLVECVGCSDAKYVAVSMGAWSGDLIEAVEKLRSEGYPVGAVRIRYYRPFPVEDIWEVARGVKGILVYDRSISFGSYGPIYTDLVGGLATYTRTLPYVSNIVAGIAGVNITVDDFYKLTREFIEVVENGGQPPGFRWVRVRR